From Pempheris klunzingeri isolate RE-2024b chromosome 16, fPemKlu1.hap1, whole genome shotgun sequence, a single genomic window includes:
- the cdcp1b gene encoding CUB domain-containing protein 1: MSVTPDPNTIITIRRITVEPDCSVCDKSEPRRTCSSQYLSLRDPRNTSVEFTCPRPQDVFTVEINREIDCTETSCSGNIVQAESSLFPDFSRTFTWDLKVVATRAFQLDFPEPGMRQIPNEETCPDEHTYSLVTYLRTGPATVGTFCKRGTVTSILLRYKGRVSLQVPGDRKLDPVDFKLTVGPETRMVAIVKANLPRGVSDTDFITANYANSFPDNQQMQWDFKVPGMHNYTVHFRDHTAPECLNGEVDVKYQKEGKRPTKLTLTDPQPAHQQGDFSMVLTNCETNRTLQGLALNYSVSVMRSGHPVLCTVDLTKHKGVSLQIEKVGSDPYCEISINSKVEQKVNVAAGTKASLSFLDCPSEDLRLTARKDIGCQTAASCSATLLTVPKLDSCLPMPLHSFTWHLSIPQDSTIDLVSPTGSLRQSLPGQECNQSVSMHIEESDERISVGDFCFNGAIQKIQAHTNVSVTATAQDFSKTRGPFLNVNFSQEIPETIIYRVRPKVSSPTLLATPNWPHGMRPSSTVSWIVTMPSQYKAHVQFVNISQPKCSKRHTSIKVKMLEQQEEILSQREDEPAVDKLLVQDSFYLNMSNCVPEEGQFGVVTKIILQKKTNYLAIVLGITGALLLLLTVLAVICIITKKKKKGRMNMESSIYIGKGNIFRPGDRHFTKTRSDNESHVYDSIDETMVYGHLLGDSTYADSMQDHFKGPQVDSYQTFTGPTDGDLPPIKERDHEPEMENRTFLDPSESFLPPRPRTPIDRQDSLGFQDRRMVDNELYTFKSTGDMNTIRLSGVDMEPQPSIAE, translated from the exons ATGTCCGTGACCCCTGACCCCAACACCATCATCACTATCCGCAGGATAACAGTCGAGCcagactgcagtgtgtgtgacaaaagTGAGCCCAGGCGGACATGCAGCTCACAGTATCTTTCCCTGCGCGATCCTCGAAACACGTCAGTAGAGTTCACCTGTCCTCGGCCTCAGGACGTCTTCACTGTGGAAATCAACAGAGAAATTG ACTGCACAGAAACCTCCTGCTCGGGTAACATTGTTCAGGCCGAGTCCTCGCTGTTCCCAGACTTCAGCCGGACCTTCACCTGGGATCTGAAAGTCGTCGCCACTCGGGCCTTCCAGCTGGACTTCCCAGAACCGGGAATGCGACAGATCCCCAACGAGGAGACCTGTCCGGACGAGCACACATACTCCCTTGTTACTTATCTGCGCACAGGGCCAGCAACCGTTGGTACCTTTTGTAAAAGAGGAACCGTGACCTCCATCCTGCTCCGCTACAAAGGACGTGTATCTCTACAGGTGCCTGGGGATCGGAAGCTGGATCCTGTTGATTTCAAACTCACTGTTGGACCTGAGACCAGAA TGGTGGCCATAGTCAAAGCCAACCTACCACGAGGTGTATCAGACACGGACTTCATCACAGCCAACTATGCCAACAGTTTCCCTGATAACCAGCAGATGCAGTGGGACTTCAAGGTGCCCGGCATGCACAACTACACAGTGCATTTCCGTGATCACACAGCTCCAGAGTGCCTCAACGGTGAAGTGGACGTGAAGTACcagaaagaggggaagaggCCGACCAAACTGACTCTGACGGATCCCCAGCCGGCGCATCAGCAGGGCGACTTCAGCATGGTGCTGACAAACTGTGAAACCAACAGAACGCTTCAAGGACTCGCCTTGAACTACAGCGTCTCTGTAATGAGGAGTGGGCATCCAG TTCTGTGCACGGTGGATCTGACCAAACACAAAGGAGTGTCCCTGCAGATAGAGAAAGTGGGGTCTGATCCCTATTGTGAGATAAGCATCAACTCTAAGGTTGAACAGAAGGTAAACGTGGCTGCAGGCACCAAGGCCAGCCTCTCCTTCCTCGACTGTCCCAGTGAAGATTTGCGTCTGACTGCCAGAAAAGATATTG GGTGTCAGACTGCGGCGTCATGCTCTGCGACTCTCCTCACTGTGCCCAAGCTGGATTCCTGTCTACCGATGCCCCTCCACAGCTTCACCTGGCACCTCAGCATCCCCCAGGACAGCACGATAGATCTGGTGTCGCCCACTGGGAGCCTCCGACAGTCCCTGCCCGGCCAGGAGTGTAATCAGTCAGTCTCGATGCACATTGAAGAGAGCGATGAGCGAATTTCTGTTGGAGATTTCTGCTTTAATGGAGCCATTCAGAAAATTCAGGCGCACACCAACGTCTCCGTCACAGCCACCGCCCAGGACTTCAGCAAAACCAGGGGGCCTTTTCTCAATGTCAACTTCAGTCAGGAGATCCCAG AGACCATTATTTACAGGGTCAGGCCAAAGGTGTCATCTCCGACCCTGCTGGCCACCCCCAACTGGCCTCACGGTATGAGGCCTTCCTCCACCGTGTCCTGGATCGTCACCATGCCGAGCCAGTACAAGGCACACGTGCAGTTTGTCAACATCAGCCAGCCCAAATGCAGCAAGAGGCACACCAGCATCAAGGTGAAGatgctggagcagcaggaggagatcTTAAGCCAAAGGGAGGACGAGCCAGCAGTGGACAAGCTGTTGGTGCAGGACAGTTTCTATCTCAACATGTCCAACTGTGTACCAGAGGAGGGACAGTTTGGTGTAGTGACCAAAATCATTCTGCAGAAGAAGACCA ATTACTTGGCCATCGTCCTCGGGATAACAGGAGCTCTTTTGCTTTTGCTCACAGTGCTGGCTGTTATATGCATCATTACAAA gaaaaagaaaaaaggcaggATGAACATGGAGTCATCCATCTACATCGGCAAGGGGAATATCTTCCGCCCAGGGGACAGGCACTTCACCAAAACTCGGTCCGACAACGAATCCCACGTGTACGACTCCATAGATGAGACGATGGTGTACGGCCACCTGCTGGGTGACTCCACCTACGCCGACAGCATGCAGGACCACTTCAAGGGCCCGCAGGTCGACTCTTATCAAACATTTACTGGCCCCACTGATGGGGATCTGCCTCCAATCAAAGAACGGGACCACGAGCCTGAGATGGAGAACAGGACGTTCCTGGACCCGTCCGAGTCTTTCCTCCCGCCCCGTCCACGCACCCCTATCGATCGGCAGGACAGCCTCGGCTTCCAGGACCGCAGGATGGTGGACAATGAACTGTACACGTTCAAGAGCACAGGCGATATGAACACGATCCGGCTGTCTGGTGTTGACATGGAGCCACAGCCATCGATAGCAGAGTAG
- the LOC139215855 gene encoding tetranectin-like: MEFKGVCVLLGALLLVNCSFQQTPPKRKPVKKDTTKDAAIEELRKQINGIVEELNLLKEQQALQTVCLKGTKIHGKCYLAEPVKKRYHTASEDCNSLGGVLGTPTSSDENDKLRDYIRQSIGPDEQVWLGINDMMTEGKWVDQTTSSITYKNWDTTNYRSPQPDGGQSQNCAILSGPSRGKWFDENCREEKPSVCQFNIV, translated from the exons ATGGAGTtcaaaggagtgtgtgtgctactGGGAGCGCTACTACTGGTGAACTGCTCGTTTCAACAGACTCCACCAAAGAGGAAGCCAGTGAAAAAAG ATACAACAAAGGATGCTGCCATTGAGGAGCTACGGAAACAGATCAACGGCATTGTGGAGGAGCTCAACCTactgaaggaacaacaagcCCTGCAGACAG TCTGTTTGAAAGGTACAAAGATCCATGGAAAGTGCTACTTGGCCGAACCTGTGAAGAAACGCTACCACACCGCCAGTGAAGACTGTAACTCCCTGGGTGGCGTCCTCGGTACGCCCACATCCAGCGATGAGAACGACAAGCTCAGAGACTACATCCGCCAGAGCATCGGCCCAGATGAGCAGGTCTGGCTGGGCATCAACGACATGATGACCGAGGGCAAGTGGGTAGACCAAACCACCTCCAGCATTACATACAAAAACTGGGACACGACCAACTATCGGTCCCCTCAGCCGGACGGCGGGCAGTCCCAGAACTGCGCCATCCTGTCCGGGCCCTCACGTGGGAAGTGGTTTGACGAGAACTGTCGTGAGGAGAAACCCTCCGTCTGCCAGTTCAACATAGTTTGA
- the exosc7 gene encoding exosome complex component RRP42: MATVQVSEAEKVYILHGIRDDLRVDGRGCEDYRHMEIETDVVSNTDGSAKVTLGHTAVLVGVKAEIGKPRPMVPNEGYLEFFVDCSANATPEFEGRGGEELGTELSNTLYKVFNNKHSVDLKSLCISAGEHCWVLYVDVLLLQCDGNLYDAISIAIKAALFNTKIPSVHISADEEGGKEIELSDDPYDCMRLDVENVPCIVTLCKVGHRHVVDATLQEKACSVASLIMSVTHKGTVTCTRKVGGGSLDPESIFEMTEAGKRVGKTLHAPLMKLLQQEESLGKRQQKVGFLG; this comes from the exons ATGGCCACAGTCCAAGTCAGCGAGGCTGAAAAGGTGTACATTTTACACGGTATACGG GATGATTTACGAGTGGATGGAAGAGGCTGTGAGGACTACAGACACATGGAAATAGAGACTGATGTTGTGTCCAACACAGACGGTTCGGCCAAAGTCACACTG GGGCACACAGCGGTTCTAGTTGGGGTTAAGGCTGAAATTGGAAAACCAAGACCGATGGTTCCAAATGAAGGCTACTTGGAGTTCTTTGTTGACTG CTCTGCCAATGCAACCCCTGAATTTGAGGGCAGAGGAGGCGAGGAGCTGGGGACGGAGCTGAGTAACACTCTCTACAAAGTcttcaacaacaaacacagcGTGGACCTCAAGAGCCTCTGTATCAGTGCAGGAGAACACTGCTGGGTCCTCTATgtggatgtgttg CTCCTGCAGTGTGATGGAAACCTGTACGATGCTATTTCAATAGCAATCAAGGCAGCTCTCTTCAACACAAA aATCCCCAGCGTGCACATATCAGCTGACgaagaaggaggaaaggaaattGAGCTGTCAGATGACCCGTATGATTGTATGAGACTCGATGTAGAAAACGTTCCTTGTATAGTGACGTTGTGCAAG GTGGGCCACCGGCACGTGGTGGATGCGACTCTGCAGGAGAAGGCCTGCTCCGTGGCGAGCCTGATCATGTCTGTGACACACAAGGGCACGGTGACCTGCACTAGGAAGGTGGGTGGAGGCAGCCTGGATCCAGAGAGCATCTTTGAAATGACAGAG GCAGGTAAACGTGTCGGGAAGACCCTTCATGCTCCGCtcatgaagctgctgcagcaggaggagagtttGGGAAAGAGGCAACAGAAAGTCGGCTTTCTTGGTTAG
- the LOC139215822 gene encoding uncharacterized protein, with product MRLRASCALLGLLFVTVFDSSECLQTTVRPDKGSIVTVSTELPLDQCAVCTVSGVNDTQTSCHSSLSLVPEDEVKLLFNCTQPIEQSYTVTIARTIECTKDACSPTTVETQSSILTEFTRTFTWELKAPEKIVVGLDILGEGLMETSQPCPNGFQYSVATSKSNTKGLIQYCRGGSVTRFDLPSEAVVSLQVKPKAQVESVVFQASAGPLKGRRMVVTTDSSTTVVVSRDPKEPDCEVCSADGCSPTEKTLINAEKLPLEFSCPKPQDVYSVKMEKKIECTKTSCVPAAAEVDPDPFKDFKRSLTWAISVPERTVLTLDFPGGLKEMAGTESCQDGFQYTVSTTKSDGKIITNSYCKGTTVPHLDLLGATTVTVDVPKGGQLDSAAFSVKAAPRGKCLLLQFVPNRGKNK from the exons AATGCCTACAGACGACGGTCCGGCCAGACAAAGGCTCCATAGTGACGGTGTCCACTGAGCTGCCTTTGgatcagtgtgctgtgtgtacaGTCAGCGGGGTCAATGACACTCAGACATCCTGccactcctctctgtccctggTGCCTGAGGACGAGGTCAAACTGCTCTTCAACTGCACACAGCCGATTGAGCAATCGTACACTGTGACGATCGCTCGCACCATTG AGTGCACTAAAGACGCCTGCAGCCCGACAACAGTGGAAACTCAATCCTCCATCCTTACAGAGTTTACCAGAACCTTCACCTGGGAGCTGAAAGCACCCGAGAAGATAGTAGTGGGTCTGGACATCCTTGGAGAGGGACTGATGGAGACATCACAACCATGCCCGAATGGATTTCAGTATTCGGTGGCCACATCCAAATCAAACACCAAGGGCCTGATTCAGTACTGTAGAGGTGGCTCTGTGACTCGTTTTGACCTGCCCAGTGAAGCTGTTGTGTCTCTGCAAGTCAAACCAAAGGCTCAGGTCGAATCTGTGGTGTTCCAGGCCTCCGCTGGACCATTAA AGGGCAGAAGAATGGTTGTAACCACTGATTCCAGCACAACTGTGGTCGTTAGCCGAGATCCCAAAGAACCAGACTGTGAAGTGTGCTCTGCTGATGGCTGCAGCCCCACAGAAAAGACCCTGATCAACGCTGAAAAACTCCCGCTGGAGTTCAGCTGCCCAAAACCTCAGGACGTGTACAGCGtgaagatggagaagaaaatAG AATGCACCAAGACCTCGTGTGTCCCTGCTGCCGCTGAAGTTGATCCTGACCCCTTCAAGGACTTTAAAAGATCCCTAACTTGGGCCATCAGTGTACCAGAGAGGACTGTGTTAACTTTGGACTTCCCTGGTGGATTAAAGGAAATGGCTGGTACAGAAAGTTGCCAAGATGGCTTCCAGTACACAGTGAGCACAACTAAAAGTGACGGAAAGATCATAACTAACAGCTACTGCAAGGGTACGACGGTGCCTCATCTGGATCTGCTTGGAGCGACGACTGTGACGGTCGATGTGCCCAAAGGAGGACAACTGGACTCGGCAGCATTCAGTGTCAAAGCAGCACCAAGAGGCAAGTGCCTGCTCCTGCAGTTTGTCCCCAATAGAGGGAAAAACAAGTAG